A stretch of the Archangium violaceum genome encodes the following:
- a CDS encoding two-component system sensor histidine kinase NtrB, with product MSPHPRRTPRHVAATPERQFLEPAGLGGDEGFRLLVECVDDAALFMLGPDGRIATWNAGAERIKGYRAGDIIGRHLSVLYLEEDVAAGRPQRLLAEAEAQGKVRDEGWRVRRDGSRFYALVTLTALHGPDGQLRGFAKVTRDLTARRETETRLREALDALRRKEPLSLMGTLVAGVAHEVRNPLFGISVTLDAFEAQYGHTPGTERYVSVLRREVSRLNELMRGLLTYGRPSSTELYPCTLSSVLAEAVDATTALAREWAARVEVQVEPDLPRVPMDPGRLAQVFQNLIANAIQHSPRGGTVRLTARRLQDEGATRVECVVMDQGPGFSAEDLARVFEPFYTRREGGVGLGLSIVQRIVEEHQGTVSVGHGPEGGAEVRVCLPVRA from the coding sequence ATGTCTCCTCATCCCCGTCGAACCCCGAGACACGTCGCCGCGACCCCCGAGAGGCAGTTCCTGGAACCCGCCGGGCTGGGGGGCGACGAGGGGTTCCGACTCCTGGTCGAGTGCGTGGACGACGCCGCCCTCTTCATGCTCGGCCCCGATGGCCGCATCGCGACCTGGAACGCGGGCGCCGAGCGCATCAAGGGCTACCGCGCCGGGGACATCATCGGACGGCACCTCTCGGTGCTCTACCTCGAGGAGGACGTCGCCGCGGGCCGTCCCCAGCGGCTGCTGGCCGAGGCGGAGGCCCAGGGCAAGGTACGGGACGAGGGCTGGCGTGTGCGGCGGGACGGCTCGCGCTTCTACGCGCTCGTCACCCTCACCGCGCTGCACGGCCCGGACGGCCAGCTGCGCGGCTTCGCCAAAGTGACGCGCGATCTCACCGCCCGCCGCGAGACAGAGACCCGGCTTCGCGAGGCCTTGGATGCGCTGCGCCGCAAGGAGCCCCTGTCGTTGATGGGGACGCTGGTGGCGGGGGTGGCCCACGAGGTGCGCAACCCCCTCTTCGGCATCTCCGTCACGCTGGATGCCTTCGAGGCGCAGTACGGCCATACGCCGGGGACCGAGCGCTACGTCTCCGTGCTCAGGCGCGAGGTGTCGCGCCTCAACGAGCTCATGCGCGGGTTGCTCACCTACGGCCGGCCATCGAGCACCGAGCTGTACCCCTGCACCCTCTCCAGCGTGCTCGCGGAAGCGGTGGACGCCACCACCGCCCTCGCCAGGGAGTGGGCGGCGCGCGTGGAGGTCCAGGTGGAGCCGGATCTGCCCCGTGTGCCCATGGATCCAGGCCGGCTCGCCCAGGTGTTCCAGAATCTGATCGCCAACGCGATCCAGCACTCCCCGCGAGGCGGCACCGTCCGGCTCACCGCGCGGCGGCTCCAGGACGAGGGCGCCACCCGGGTGGAGTGCGTGGTGATGGACCAGGGCCCTGGCTTCTCCGCCGAGGACCTGGCGCGTGTCTTCGAGCCCTTCTACACCCGCCGCGAGGGGGGCGTGGGCCTGGGCCTCTCCATCGTCCAGCGCATCGTGGAGGAGCACCAGGGAACGGTGTCGGTGGGTCATGGCCCCGAGGGTGGGGCGGAGGTCCGGGTGTGTCTTCCCGTGAGGGCGTGA
- a CDS encoding sigma-54-dependent transcriptional regulator — translation MSSREGVSPVRGRVLVVDDEPSIRFGIRHFLEAKGLEVLEAEGCGQARTLFRRDRPDVVLLDYRLKDGTAFELLPELRAVDPSIPVLVLTAHVSLDLAIQSIKLGAEHFLPKPVEMPALLLLVDRLLEAQRTRRLQQARIASGPEELEPFLGESRAIRRLEATARCVLDSDSPVLIQGETGSGKGVLATWLHLHGPRTGGPLVQLNCAGLLPQFLETELFGHERGAFTGAVSRKQGLLEVAHRGTVFLDEVGDMDLQVQPKLLKVLEEKRFRRLGEVEDRVVDVRLIAATHHDLTEAVRAQLFRGDLYFRISTLPLRIPSLRERPEDIPLIARTLLAGLSRELGRSGLELSSAAEAALRAYAWPGNIRELRNVLERAVLLSSSTTLRPADLHFNPGIAQALPPPPSGPAGPSSEGSELDLTLREVERRHIARVLAAEGGHVERAAKRLGIPRSSLYQKLKTLGLSSRV, via the coding sequence GTGTCTTCCCGTGAGGGCGTGAGTCCGGTGCGAGGCAGGGTCCTCGTCGTCGATGACGAGCCGTCGATCCGCTTCGGCATCCGCCACTTCCTCGAGGCCAAGGGCCTGGAGGTCCTGGAGGCGGAGGGCTGCGGCCAGGCGCGCACGTTGTTCCGCCGGGATAGGCCGGACGTGGTGCTGCTCGACTACCGCCTGAAGGACGGCACCGCGTTCGAGCTGCTCCCGGAGTTGCGCGCGGTGGACCCCTCCATCCCCGTGCTGGTGCTCACCGCGCACGTGTCCCTCGACCTGGCCATCCAGTCCATCAAGCTGGGCGCGGAGCACTTCCTCCCCAAGCCGGTGGAGATGCCCGCCCTGCTCCTGCTGGTGGACCGCCTGTTGGAGGCCCAGCGGACCCGCCGACTCCAGCAGGCCCGGATCGCCAGCGGTCCGGAGGAACTGGAGCCCTTCCTCGGCGAGAGCCGGGCCATCCGCCGCCTGGAGGCCACCGCGCGCTGTGTGCTGGACAGCGACAGCCCCGTGCTCATCCAGGGTGAGACGGGCAGCGGCAAGGGCGTGCTCGCCACGTGGCTGCACCTGCACGGCCCTCGCACCGGAGGCCCGCTCGTCCAACTCAACTGCGCCGGGCTGTTGCCCCAGTTCCTGGAGACGGAGCTCTTCGGCCACGAGCGCGGGGCCTTCACCGGCGCCGTCAGCCGCAAGCAGGGCCTGCTCGAGGTGGCCCACCGGGGCACCGTGTTCCTCGACGAGGTGGGCGACATGGACCTCCAGGTGCAGCCCAAGCTCCTCAAGGTGTTGGAGGAGAAGCGCTTCCGCCGGCTGGGCGAGGTGGAGGACCGCGTGGTGGACGTGCGCCTCATCGCCGCCACCCACCACGACCTGACCGAGGCCGTGCGCGCGCAGCTCTTCCGCGGGGACCTCTACTTCCGCATCAGCACCCTGCCGCTGCGCATCCCCTCCCTGCGTGAGCGGCCCGAGGACATTCCCCTCATCGCCCGCACCCTGCTCGCGGGGCTCTCACGTGAGCTGGGACGCTCCGGCCTGGAGCTCTCTTCCGCGGCCGAGGCCGCCCTACGCGCCTACGCGTGGCCCGGCAACATCCGCGAGCTGCGCAACGTGCTGGAGCGCGCCGTGCTCCTCTCGTCCTCGACCACCCTGCGGCCGGCCGACCTGCACTTCAACCCCGGCATCGCCCAGGCGCTTCCTCCCCCTCCCAGCGGGCCCGCCGGGCCCTCCTCCGAGGGCTCGGAGCTGGACCTGACGCTTCGCGAGGTGGAGCGCCGCCACATCGCCCGGGTGCTCGCCGCCGAGGGGGGACACGTGGAGCGAGCGGCCAAACGTCTAGGAATTCCGCGGAGTTCCCTCTACCAGAAGCTCAAGACCCTGGGCCTCTCGTCCAGAGTCTAG
- a CDS encoding M23 family metallopeptidase: MILPTLFLLASAPAVPPARNTVVPEMGVPFGCGRVFQVSQGHDTGSHLQNDTYAWDFRMPVGTPVVAAEDGVVRLARGDSNQGACDPKMAPYANYVVVAHSGGVETQYLHFSAVVVKPGDQVRKGQLIGYSGNTGWSCGPHLHFKVARSAGSGWNNPSVPALIAGYGDPVRDTLIAAPSCGKNQDMPVMAANDPRGNESLAPAGAPPREGEQAAGGIPPGAKSIMDQVSRTASQSSRKHVELPEAQASDGAGGSR; encoded by the coding sequence ATGATCCTGCCCACGCTCTTCCTGCTTGCTTCCGCTCCGGCGGTTCCCCCTGCTCGCAACACCGTGGTCCCCGAAATGGGTGTCCCCTTTGGCTGCGGCCGTGTGTTCCAGGTCAGCCAGGGGCACGACACGGGTAGCCACCTGCAGAACGATACGTATGCGTGGGATTTCCGCATGCCCGTCGGCACGCCCGTGGTCGCCGCCGAGGATGGGGTGGTCCGCCTGGCGCGAGGTGACAGCAATCAGGGGGCCTGTGATCCAAAGATGGCGCCGTACGCCAACTACGTCGTCGTCGCGCACTCGGGCGGCGTCGAGACCCAGTATCTCCACTTCAGCGCCGTCGTGGTGAAGCCCGGCGATCAGGTGCGCAAGGGACAGCTCATCGGCTACTCGGGCAACACCGGATGGTCCTGCGGCCCCCACCTGCACTTCAAGGTGGCTCGCTCGGCCGGTTCTGGGTGGAACAACCCGTCCGTTCCCGCCCTCATCGCCGGCTACGGCGATCCGGTGCGCGATACCCTCATCGCGGCACCCTCGTGCGGCAAGAACCAGGACATGCCCGTGATGGCCGCCAACGATCCGCGTGGCAACGAGTCGCTCGCGCCCGCCGGCGCCCCTCCGCGCGAGGGTGAACAGGCCGCTGGTGGTATCCCGCCCGGCGCCAAGTCCATCATGGATCAGGTCTCGCGGACGGCCTCCCAGTCCTCCCGGAAGCACGTGGAGCTGCCCGAGGCCCAGGCCTCGGACGGCGCGGGCGGTTCCCGCTAA
- a CDS encoding prolyl oligopeptidase family serine peptidase — MLPMTSLAAGARSAVPPPPVAAKKAVVDTYHGTKVEDPYQWLEKSDDPEVRKWVEGQTAHMRAVLDKLPSRDAIRARLTTLMTHKSPAHFALIQRGGVLFSMKFQPPKQQSMLVVLSSPEDPSTARVLVDPMELDPSGHTTIDFFVPSLDGKKVAVSLSKDGTESGDVTVYDVATGKPLPGEVVPRVNGGTAGGDLTWNADGSGFFYTRYPRGEERPAADRDFYQQVYFHKLGTPTDKDTYELGKDAPRIANFKLATSGDGAFVLATLGNGDGGEYALYLRGPKGTWTQLSKFEDKLIHAEFGKDGALYALSRKDAPRGKVLRIPLATPSLDKATVLIPEGEASIAGFRPTATRLYVVEQLGGPSRMRMVGLDGKELGVVPTPPVSSVGGAVPLGGDDILMTNVSYTEPPTVYRYAAKDGAMTKTGLGRTSPVDTRNVVVDRVMCTSKDGTQVPLNILHARGTKLNGNNPTLLTGYGGFNISLSPGLNVLNFAFIEQGGVVAVANLRGGSEFGEEWHANGSLTKKQNVFDDFHACAKLLVDKKWTKPARLAIQGGSNGGLLMGAALTQHPEMYRTVLAYVGLYDMLRVELTPNGQFNTTEYGTVKDPEQFKALYAYSPYHQVKKGVKYPSVLFTSGENDPRVDPFHSRKMVARLQEATASKRPVLLRTNNMGHGMGTPLAQSIEEKVDVYSFLFHELGMKYRPVDGKVASPAAK; from the coding sequence ATGCTGCCCATGACGTCGCTGGCCGCTGGCGCCAGGAGCGCCGTGCCCCCGCCGCCCGTCGCCGCGAAGAAGGCCGTGGTGGACACCTACCACGGCACGAAGGTCGAGGACCCCTACCAGTGGCTCGAGAAGAGCGACGACCCCGAGGTCCGCAAGTGGGTGGAGGGGCAGACCGCGCACATGCGCGCGGTGCTCGACAAGCTGCCCTCGCGTGACGCCATCCGCGCCCGCCTCACCACGCTGATGACCCACAAGTCGCCGGCCCACTTCGCGCTGATTCAACGGGGCGGCGTCTTGTTCTCCATGAAGTTCCAGCCGCCCAAGCAGCAGTCCATGCTGGTGGTGCTGAGCTCGCCCGAGGACCCCTCCACGGCGCGCGTGCTGGTGGACCCGATGGAGCTCGACCCGAGCGGCCACACCACCATCGACTTCTTCGTCCCCTCGCTGGACGGCAAGAAGGTGGCGGTGTCGCTGTCGAAGGACGGCACGGAGAGCGGTGACGTCACCGTCTACGACGTGGCCACCGGCAAGCCCCTGCCCGGCGAGGTGGTGCCCCGGGTGAACGGCGGCACCGCGGGAGGCGACCTGACGTGGAACGCGGACGGCTCGGGCTTCTTCTACACGCGCTATCCGCGCGGCGAGGAGCGCCCGGCGGCGGACCGCGACTTCTACCAGCAGGTGTACTTCCACAAGCTCGGCACGCCGACGGACAAGGACACCTACGAGCTGGGCAAGGACGCCCCGCGCATCGCCAACTTCAAGCTCGCCACGTCCGGGGATGGCGCCTTCGTGCTGGCCACCCTGGGCAACGGCGACGGCGGCGAGTACGCGCTCTACCTGCGCGGGCCCAAGGGCACCTGGACGCAGCTGTCGAAGTTCGAGGACAAGCTCATCCACGCGGAGTTCGGCAAGGACGGCGCGCTCTACGCGCTGTCGCGCAAGGACGCGCCGCGCGGCAAGGTGCTGCGGATTCCGCTCGCCACGCCGTCGCTCGACAAGGCCACCGTCCTCATCCCCGAGGGCGAGGCCTCCATCGCGGGCTTCCGCCCCACCGCCACGCGCCTCTACGTGGTGGAGCAGCTCGGTGGCCCCTCGCGGATGCGCATGGTGGGCCTGGATGGCAAGGAGCTCGGCGTGGTGCCCACCCCGCCCGTCTCCAGCGTGGGCGGCGCGGTGCCCCTGGGCGGTGACGACATCCTCATGACCAACGTCAGCTACACCGAGCCGCCCACCGTGTACCGCTACGCGGCGAAGGACGGCGCGATGACGAAGACGGGCCTGGGCCGGACCTCGCCGGTGGACACCCGCAACGTGGTGGTGGACCGCGTCATGTGCACGTCCAAGGACGGCACCCAGGTGCCACTCAACATCCTCCACGCGCGCGGCACGAAGCTCAACGGCAACAACCCCACGCTGCTCACCGGCTACGGCGGCTTCAACATCTCCCTCAGCCCCGGCCTCAACGTGCTCAACTTCGCCTTCATCGAGCAGGGCGGCGTGGTGGCCGTCGCCAACCTGCGCGGCGGCTCCGAGTTCGGCGAGGAGTGGCACGCCAATGGCTCGCTCACGAAGAAGCAGAACGTCTTCGATGACTTCCACGCCTGCGCGAAGCTGCTGGTGGACAAGAAGTGGACGAAGCCCGCGCGCCTGGCCATCCAGGGCGGCAGCAACGGCGGCCTGCTGATGGGCGCGGCGCTCACCCAGCACCCGGAGATGTACCGCACCGTGCTCGCGTACGTGGGCCTCTACGACATGCTCCGCGTGGAGCTCACGCCCAACGGCCAGTTCAACACCACCGAGTACGGCACGGTGAAGGACCCCGAGCAGTTCAAGGCGCTGTATGCCTATTCGCCCTACCACCAGGTGAAGAAGGGGGTGAAGTACCCCTCGGTGCTCTTCACCTCGGGCGAGAACGATCCACGCGTGGACCCCTTCCACTCGCGCAAGATGGTGGCCCGGCTGCAGGAGGCCACGGCCTCCAAGCGCCCGGTGCTGCTGCGCACCAACAACATGGGCCACGGCATGGGCACGCCGCTGGCCCAGAGCATCGAGGAGAAGGTGGACGTCTACTCCTTCCTCTTCCATGAGCTGGGCATGAAGTACCGCCCGGTGGACGGCAAGGTCGCCTCGCCCGCGGCGAAGTAG
- a CDS encoding GTPase: protein MARLGPVDTLPAPERLEPLLSTALTLPALKPHAARLERLRHDYARGLERKDAPLTVALVGATGAGKSTLLNALAGQPLAREGEDRPTSTAATVFAPEGASLEDLAQVGARTVRYTPDPRGLWSGQVFIDTPDLNSVATVHREVARAALERADVALVVMHRGSVAEATQAEFLAGFARRRALVFLINFADELSADSREALKTQARRLAMEQYGLPAESVPVFSISGRAAKAGQDPSGEFGAFLFHLKSLATQAVAERVRRGNAQGVLEEITSRVEGALKETEDTLARAKAALESGLGRAAEGLRTDFDSRLALAQGHLASEVRSQAAGRFWGPAAWGMRLSYVGAGGLGAATLLARRSLPVGLAVAATSTVLDAVRDKTRARAAETAVVEPFEDDLSVEGAARAALAEARSLAHASGLSPETLGLPDVETLLVELKSARASAWRYTVTTAVAETVARWWRTARWLLLPLINLPLLALLGHVGYRVVRAYIEGPLLGVEYFINAGALFAVLAGGGALLASASLAGTTRAVRRAGLGRFTTLLGALGGRLGDSVQDSFRPGREAARSLLSLTVDVPSPEGRGSINPGR, encoded by the coding sequence TTGGCGAGGCTGGGGCCCGTGGACACCCTGCCCGCCCCTGAAAGACTCGAGCCCCTCCTCTCCACCGCGTTGACCCTTCCGGCCCTGAAGCCCCACGCCGCCCGCCTCGAGCGGCTGCGCCACGACTACGCGCGCGGCCTGGAGCGCAAGGACGCGCCCCTCACCGTGGCCCTGGTGGGTGCCACCGGCGCGGGCAAGTCCACCCTGCTCAACGCGCTGGCCGGACAGCCCCTCGCGCGCGAGGGGGAGGACCGGCCCACCAGCACGGCCGCCACCGTGTTCGCCCCCGAGGGCGCCAGCCTCGAGGACCTGGCCCAGGTGGGCGCGAGGACGGTGCGCTACACGCCGGACCCGCGAGGGCTGTGGAGCGGCCAGGTGTTCATCGACACGCCGGACCTCAACAGCGTGGCCACCGTGCACCGGGAGGTGGCGCGCGCGGCCCTGGAGCGCGCGGACGTGGCGCTGGTGGTGATGCACCGCGGGAGCGTGGCCGAGGCCACCCAGGCCGAGTTCCTCGCCGGCTTCGCCCGGCGCCGCGCGCTCGTGTTCCTCATCAACTTCGCGGACGAGCTGTCCGCCGACTCGCGCGAGGCCCTCAAGACGCAGGCGCGCCGGCTGGCCATGGAGCAGTACGGGCTGCCAGCGGAGTCCGTGCCCGTCTTCTCCATCAGCGGCCGGGCCGCGAAGGCGGGGCAGGATCCCTCGGGCGAGTTCGGCGCGTTCCTCTTCCACCTCAAGTCCCTGGCCACGCAGGCGGTGGCCGAGCGGGTGCGGCGCGGCAACGCCCAGGGCGTGCTGGAGGAAATCACCTCGCGGGTGGAGGGCGCGCTGAAGGAGACGGAGGACACGCTGGCGCGGGCGAAGGCCGCGCTGGAGTCGGGGCTCGGGCGCGCCGCCGAGGGGCTGAGGACGGACTTCGACTCGCGGCTGGCGCTGGCGCAGGGCCACCTGGCCTCGGAGGTGCGGAGTCAGGCGGCGGGGCGCTTCTGGGGCCCGGCGGCGTGGGGCATGCGGCTCTCGTACGTGGGAGCCGGAGGCCTGGGCGCGGCGACGCTGCTGGCGCGGCGCAGCCTGCCGGTGGGGCTGGCGGTGGCGGCGACCTCCACGGTGCTGGACGCGGTGCGGGACAAGACGCGCGCCCGAGCGGCGGAGACGGCGGTGGTGGAGCCCTTCGAGGACGACCTCTCCGTGGAGGGGGCGGCGCGCGCCGCGTTGGCGGAGGCGCGGAGCCTGGCGCACGCGAGCGGGCTGTCACCGGAGACACTGGGACTGCCGGACGTGGAGACGCTGCTGGTGGAGTTGAAGTCCGCGCGCGCGAGCGCCTGGCGCTACACGGTCACCACGGCGGTGGCGGAGACGGTGGCCCGCTGGTGGCGCACGGCGCGGTGGCTGCTGTTGCCGCTCATCAACCTGCCCCTGCTGGCACTGCTGGGACACGTGGGCTACCGCGTGGTGCGCGCGTACATCGAGGGTCCGCTGCTGGGCGTGGAGTACTTCATCAACGCGGGGGCGCTCTTCGCGGTGCTGGCGGGAGGCGGGGCGCTGCTGGCCTCGGCGAGCCTGGCGGGGACGACCCGCGCCGTGCGCCGCGCGGGCCTGGGGAGATTCACCACGCTCCTGGGAGCACTGGGGGGCCGGCTGGGAGACTCGGTCCAGGACAGCTTCCGTCCCGGACGCGAGGCCGCCCGCTCGCTGCTGAGTCTCACCGTGGATGTCCCCTCTCCCGAGGGGAGAGGGAGTATCAATCCCGGTCGATGA
- a CDS encoding HIT family protein, protein MAADTLFMKIVRGEIPCHKVWEDDRHLAFLDIRPLRPGHTLVIPKVAVDYLFDMDPEAYGALMQAVRTVARLLKERTGCQRVVEVVLGYEVPHAHVHLIPTNSMAEMPSFGGTPADHAELAKLAAHLRGGA, encoded by the coding sequence GTGGCCGCAGACACCCTCTTCATGAAGATCGTCCGAGGCGAGATTCCCTGCCACAAGGTCTGGGAGGACGACCGGCACCTGGCCTTCCTGGACATCCGTCCGCTGAGGCCGGGGCACACGCTCGTCATTCCCAAGGTGGCGGTGGACTACCTCTTCGACATGGACCCCGAGGCCTATGGGGCGCTGATGCAGGCGGTGCGCACGGTGGCCCGGCTGCTCAAGGAGCGCACCGGGTGCCAGCGCGTGGTGGAGGTGGTGCTCGGCTACGAGGTGCCGCACGCGCACGTGCACCTCATCCCCACGAATTCCATGGCGGAGATGCCGTCCTTCGGTGGCACGCCGGCCGACCACGCCGAGCTGGCGAAGCTGGCCGCCCACCTGCGCGGCGGGGCATGA
- a CDS encoding TfoX/Sxy family protein, with protein MARMDSYVEYTLELLEPLGLVQARSMFGGWGLYHAGRMFGLIIQERLYLKTDDITRPAFESAGGEPFIYDPGTGRKPVAMSYWTPPSDASDDAHALLPWARRAVDAALRVAQKKPARKKSTATKKPAPVKAKKPAAKKTARPSRRA; from the coding sequence ATGGCGCGCATGGACAGCTATGTCGAGTACACGCTGGAGTTGCTGGAGCCGCTCGGCCTCGTGCAGGCGCGCTCCATGTTCGGTGGGTGGGGCCTGTACCACGCCGGGAGGATGTTCGGACTGATCATCCAGGAACGGCTCTACCTGAAGACGGACGACATCACGCGCCCCGCCTTCGAGTCCGCGGGGGGCGAGCCTTTCATCTATGACCCGGGCACGGGCCGCAAGCCCGTCGCCATGTCGTACTGGACCCCGCCCTCGGACGCGAGTGACGACGCCCACGCGCTGCTGCCCTGGGCCCGTCGCGCCGTGGACGCCGCCCTGCGGGTCGCGCAGAAGAAGCCCGCCAGGAAGAAGTCCACCGCGACGAAGAAGCCCGCTCCGGTGAAGGCGAAGAAACCCGCCGCGAAGAAGACGGCCCGGCCCTCGCGCCGGGCCTGA
- a CDS encoding potassium/proton antiporter, whose amino-acid sequence MQFQEPTATAFLLTVFGLLMGVSALFSRAAGRFGVPVALVFILLGVLGGSEGLGGIAFEDYGFTFRLGTVALVLILFDGGLNTPLASVREGLRPAAVLATVGVIGTAAFMGLAAHLFGFEWKYALLLGAIVSSTDAAAVFSVLRGSGLLLKRRVGVTLELESGLNDPMAVILTMALTETLVSGEPLGWGILLGAVVQMAVGAALGLGFGYAGRLLLKRVRLQAGGLYPVLTLSLAFLAFGLPTLFYGSGFLAVYVAAMLLGNEAIRYRSGLLRVHDAIAWLSQVGMFLMLGLLVFPSQLVGVTWTGLGLGLVLAFIARPLVVVLCLLPFRFPWRQALYVGWVGLRGAVPIILATFPVLAQAPGALSIFNVVFFIVVVNALVPGATVGWVTRRLGLVSQAPPPPTAAMELTSTHLLNGEVVPFYIDPASAVAGATIADLPLPESAVVTLIVRDNELVPPKGRSTLLAGDHVYVFCKEEELPLVQLLFGQQMQE is encoded by the coding sequence ATGCAATTCCAAGAACCCACGGCGACGGCGTTCCTCCTGACCGTGTTCGGCCTCCTGATGGGCGTGAGCGCGCTCTTCAGCCGTGCCGCCGGACGGTTCGGGGTGCCCGTGGCGCTGGTCTTCATCCTGCTCGGCGTGCTGGGCGGCTCCGAGGGCCTGGGGGGCATCGCCTTCGAGGACTACGGCTTCACCTTCCGGCTGGGCACCGTGGCGCTGGTGCTCATCCTCTTCGACGGTGGCCTCAACACCCCGCTGGCCTCGGTGCGGGAGGGCTTGCGGCCCGCGGCGGTGCTCGCCACGGTGGGCGTCATCGGCACGGCGGCCTTCATGGGGCTCGCCGCCCACCTCTTCGGCTTCGAGTGGAAGTACGCGCTCCTGCTGGGGGCCATCGTGTCCTCCACGGACGCGGCGGCCGTCTTCTCGGTGCTGCGCGGCAGCGGCCTGCTCCTCAAGCGCCGGGTGGGCGTGACGCTGGAGCTGGAGTCGGGACTCAACGATCCAATGGCCGTCATCCTCACCATGGCGCTCACCGAGACGCTCGTGAGTGGCGAGCCCCTGGGCTGGGGCATCCTGCTGGGCGCCGTCGTGCAGATGGCGGTGGGCGCGGCCCTGGGCCTGGGCTTCGGGTACGCGGGACGGCTCCTGCTCAAGCGCGTGCGCCTGCAGGCCGGTGGCCTCTACCCCGTGCTCACGCTGTCGCTGGCCTTCCTGGCCTTCGGGCTGCCCACGCTCTTCTACGGCAGCGGCTTCCTCGCCGTGTACGTGGCCGCCATGCTGCTGGGCAACGAGGCCATCCGCTACCGCAGCGGCCTGCTGCGCGTGCACGACGCCATCGCCTGGCTGTCGCAGGTGGGCATGTTCCTCATGCTCGGGCTGCTCGTCTTCCCCTCGCAGCTCGTCGGGGTGACGTGGACGGGGCTGGGACTGGGGCTCGTGCTGGCCTTCATCGCCCGGCCGCTGGTGGTGGTGCTCTGCCTGCTGCCCTTCCGCTTTCCCTGGCGTCAGGCCCTCTACGTGGGATGGGTGGGCCTGCGAGGCGCGGTGCCCATCATCCTGGCCACCTTCCCCGTGCTGGCCCAGGCCCCCGGTGCCCTCTCCATCTTCAACGTGGTGTTCTTCATCGTGGTGGTGAACGCGCTCGTCCCCGGCGCCACGGTGGGGTGGGTGACGCGCCGGCTGGGGCTCGTCTCCCAGGCTCCGCCTCCGCCCACGGCCGCCATGGAGCTGACGTCCACCCACCTGCTCAACGGCGAGGTGGTGCCCTTCTACATCGACCCGGCCTCGGCCGTGGCGGGGGCCACCATCGCGGACCTCCCCCTGCCCGAGTCCGCCGTGGTGACGCTCATCGTCCGTGACAACGAGCTGGTGCCGCCCAAGGGGCGCTCGACGCTGCTCGCGGGCGACCACGTCTACGTCTTCTGCAAGGAGGAGGAGCTCCCGCTCGTCCAGCTCCTCTTCGGCCAGCAGATGCAGGAGTGA
- a CDS encoding DUF3237 family protein, which translates to MVELDARFVVRLLEGGLLSVRNQGYRHGPPEVMAALARGEQVPAHAYYFCSVLWFEAPEGRLSWLGRTLVLATGTREGAAVRFEAAAMGPPEEVNKSMATAAVPAP; encoded by the coding sequence GTGGTCGAGCTCGACGCCCGCTTCGTCGTACGCCTCCTGGAGGGGGGCCTCCTGTCGGTGCGGAACCAGGGCTACCGCCACGGTCCACCCGAGGTGATGGCCGCGCTCGCCCGTGGAGAGCAGGTCCCCGCGCACGCGTATTACTTCTGCTCGGTCCTGTGGTTCGAGGCGCCGGAGGGGCGGCTCTCCTGGCTGGGCAGGACGCTCGTGCTGGCGACCGGAACACGGGAGGGAGCCGCAGTCCGATTCGAGGCCGCGGCGATGGGCCCGCCCGAAGAGGTGAACAAGAGCATGGCCACCGCCGCGGTACCGGCCCCATGA